In the Chelonoidis abingdonii isolate Lonesome George chromosome 13, CheloAbing_2.0, whole genome shotgun sequence genome, one interval contains:
- the LOC116815548 gene encoding butyrophilin subfamily 2 member A1-like: protein MRGFIMFLFDFHIHHLVSARFRVIGPDQPVTAIVGEDIVLHCHLSPRMSAENMEVIWFRSQLSQFVHRYSDGKDQTEDQTPEYQGRTVFLRDSIANGNVSLRIHNIISSDEGQYRCFVQSLTFYNEATLELKVAALGSDSQLSVEGYQNGGIRVVCQSIGWYPKPRVLWRDLGGQHLPSLSETSQVDDGLFEAQTTIVIIENQKLSCVVWNSHFNQEKESTIYVSDVFFSKVSLWIVALCVILVVLFVCIGLIVYLFKMKVLTGPAPSDIPARQPPAHQRETCSRT, encoded by the exons CTCGGTTTAGAGTCATTGGCCCTGACCAGCCTGTCACTGCCATTGTGGGAGAGGACATTGTGTTACACTGTCACCTGTCCCCCAGGATGAGCGCTGAGAATATGGAGGTGATATGGTTCCGGTCCCAGCTCTCCCAGTTTGTTCATCGCTATAGTGATGGGAAGGATCAGACTGAAGATCAGACACCAGAGTACCAGGGAAGGACAGTGTTTCTGAGAGACAGCATTGCCAATGGAAATGTTTCCCTGAGGATACACAATATCATATCCTCTGATGAGGGACAATATAGGTGTTTTGTTCAGTCATTGACATTTTATAATGAAGCCACATTGGAACTGAAAGTAGCAG CTTTAGGCTCTGATTCGCAGCTCTCTGTTGAGGGTTATCAGAATGGAGGGATCCGGGTGGTTTGTCAATCCATTGGTTGGTACCCAAAGCCCCGGGTGCTATGGAGAGATCTCGGTGGACAGCATCTACCGTCACTCTCTGAAACATCCCAAGTGGATGATGGCCTGTTTGAAGCACAAACTACAATCGTTATCATAGAAAACCAGAAGTTGTCCTGTGTTGTCTGGAACAGCCACTTCAATCAAGAAAAGGAATCAACAATTTATGTATCAG atgttttcttCTCAAAGGTCTCCCTGTGGATCGTGGCTCTGTGTGTGATCCTGGTGGTTCTGTTTGTTTGCATTGGCCTCATTGTTTATCTCTTCAAAATGAAAG tACTGACAGGTCCTGCTCCTAGTGATATCCCTGCTCGCCAGCCGCCTGCCCACCAGCG aGAAACTTGCAGCAGAACTTA G